The Syntrophorhabdales bacterium nucleotide sequence TTCCTTCGTCGACGGGGTAAAGAAGGCCCTGAAGAAAGGGGACAGGGTCGCCCTGATCGGCTTCGGCACATTCGCCATCAGCCAGAGGAAGGCACGGAAGGGAAGGAACCCTCAGACCGGCAAGGAGATAAAGATTGCTGCGAGAAAGGTCCCCGTATTCAAGGCAGGCGCCGCTCTCAAGAAGGCGGTCAAGTAGAGACGTTCCCGCAGTAAGACAAGTAATCATCCGAATGAATCTGCTCAAGGGCAGGGTCAGTAATGGCTCTGCCCCTTCTGTTTCGGTGTGCTGTGGTTTTTGCGCAC carries:
- a CDS encoding HU family DNA-binding protein, which gives rise to SFVDGVKKALKKGDRVALIGFGTFAISQRKARKGRNPQTGKEIKIAARKVPVFKAGAALKKAVK